A single region of the Changchengzhania lutea genome encodes:
- a CDS encoding alpha/beta hydrolase: MNLKYFIPVLFFNCFVFSQNLTTYTYAIKGIDTLKMDVYSPKKIKKTDSLPVLLWMHGGGFSGGKRDNVDEVKMMKYLATKGYIGISINYRLLRKDDTLSFGCNCPRAVKLETFKQATIDYLDAAKFVFENRLLLQVDVSHIIAGGSSAGAEGILNAVYMKEYFIDDLKEYTQVKFAGVFSLAGAVVNADYITSKNALPTVMFHGTADDLVPFGSAAHHYCTPEEPGYLMLDGSETIAKKLDNLGKAFYLNKVIGGKHELASIPFDQLQNVLRFFEKTIFKSEIIQTKKIITKNP, translated from the coding sequence ATGAACCTTAAATATTTTATACCAGTATTATTTTTTAACTGTTTTGTGTTTTCTCAAAACTTAACAACTTATACGTATGCAATAAAAGGAATAGATACTTTAAAAATGGATGTTTATAGTCCGAAAAAAATAAAGAAAACAGATAGTTTGCCAGTATTGCTATGGATGCATGGTGGTGGTTTTTCGGGTGGCAAACGGGATAATGTGGATGAAGTAAAAATGATGAAATACTTAGCAACGAAAGGCTATATTGGCATTTCAATAAATTATAGGTTACTTAGAAAAGATGATACGCTTAGCTTTGGTTGTAATTGTCCTAGAGCCGTTAAGTTGGAAACCTTTAAGCAAGCAACTATCGATTATTTGGATGCCGCAAAGTTTGTTTTTGAAAATAGATTGCTACTTCAAGTCGATGTGTCACATATTATAGCTGGTGGCAGTAGTGCCGGGGCAGAAGGGATTTTAAATGCTGTCTATATGAAAGAATATTTTATTGATGACCTAAAAGAATATACGCAAGTTAAGTTTGCAGGTGTTTTTTCATTGGCTGGGGCTGTAGTAAATGCAGATTATATAACCAGCAAAAATGCCTTACCCACGGTAATGTTCCACGGAACAGCAGATGATTTGGTGCCTTTTGGAAGTGCAGCACATCATTATTGCACGCCTGAAGAGCCAGGGTATTTAATGTTAGATGGCTCTGAAACCATAGCTAAAAAATTGGACAATCTAGGAAAAGCTTTCTATCTAAATAAAGTGATAGGTGGTAAGCACGAACTGGCTTCCATCCCTTTTGATCAATTGCAGAACGTATTACGGTTTTTCGAGAAAACCATATTTAAATCAGAAATTATTCAAACCAAAAAAATAATAACCAAGAACCCATGA